The nucleotide sequence TTACGTTCATTATCGCTTCTCTATAAATCATTCTGTTACTATTTCGCTATTCGACAAAAAATTCCTTTATTGAGCTATATCGAAGGATTCAGAAAAAAAGTGCTTCAAAAGATCGACTTTTGAAGCACTCCCTCATCTATCCTAGTACAGCCTTATCATTTGCAATCTGTGTTCCTCGAATTCTTTGAAACTCTTGAAGTAGCTTTTCAATCGTTAATTGTTGCTTTTGAGCACCAGCGACATCGAAAATCACCTGACCTTTATCCATCATAATCAAGCGGTTTCCTAAGTCAAGGGCTTGCTGCATATTATGGGTCACCATTAACGTCGTTAACTTAAATTCCTCAACGATCTCTCCTGTTAACGTCGTAATCAATTCAGCACGTGACGGATCTAGCGCCGCCGTATGTTCATCAAGTAATAAGATTTTAGGTTCAGTAAATGTTGCCATTAATAATGATAACGCTTGACGTTCACCACCAGATAGCAATCCTACCTTTGCAGTTAATCGATCCTCCAACCCTAAATTTAACGTTTGCAGATACTCTCGAAAGAGATCACGGCGCTTTTTCGTTACCCCCACCTTCAACGTTCGGCGTTTATTCCTTGCATACGCCATCGCAAGGTTCTCTTCGATTGTCATCGTTGGTGCAGTTCCTGCCATAGGATCTTGAAAGACGCGCCCAATCAGCTCAGAACGTTTATATTCCGGTAAATGAGTGACATCTTTATCATCGATAATCACTTCACCGACATCCGGTGTCAGTGCACCTGATATCACGTTCATCAACGTTGATTTTCCTGCACCATTACTCCCAATCACTGTAATAAAATCGCCTGAAGCAAGCGATAAATCAATCTGCTGCAGTGCCTTTTTTTCATCAAGTGTTCCTTCATTAAACGTTAGACTCACATGATTAAGATTTAGCAACGTGCTTCTCCTCCCCGTCGGCATCCAATTGTTTTAACGCGGCCCGTTTTTTAACTCGCCGTTTCTTTTCTCTTCTAGCTTCTATGATCTTTGGCGTTACGAGTGCTGCAACGACAATGATAGCCGTAATTAACTTCATATCACCCGTTTCTAAAAAGTCAACACGCAGTGCAAGTGTGACAACAATACGATAAATAATCGCACCGCCAATGACTGCTAACGTTGTTCTCGCAATCGTTTTCGTTCCAAATAAGGCTTCACCAATGATGACCGAAGCAAGGCCGATAATAATCATACCAATTCCCATACCAATATCAGCAAAACCGCCGTGCTGTGCGATTAACGCACCAGATAGCGCGACAAATCCGTTAGAAATACCGAGACCAACAATCGTCAACGAATCGGTATTGGCAGAAAAACTACGAATCATTCGCTTATTATCACCAGTAGCACGAATCGCAAGACCAACCTCTGTTTTTAAGAAATAGTCAGTTAAAAACTTAATCATCAACACAATCACTAACACAAAGAAAAGAATCGCCCAAGTTCGCGGGGTTTGTGAAAGCCCGATAGCTGTTGCAATCGAATTGAAAAACTGATCGATCCCAAGTGCTTGCCAAACCTCGGTAACCTTCGTAAATATCGTGTCTTGGTTTAACAATGGCAGGTTCGATTGACCCATGATTCGTAGGTTAATCGAATACAAGGCAATCATCATTAAAATCCCAGACAACAATGGATTAATCTTCCCTTTCGTATGCAAAATTCCTGTCAAGCAACCAGCAATAAAACCAGCGATAATTGCAGTGACGGTTGCAACAAGCGGGGAGAAACCATTAATGATCATGATCGCAGCTACACCTGCTCCCGTCACAAAACTTCCATCCACCGTTAAGTCTGGAAAATCAAGAATTCGAAAGGAGAGGTAGACTCCTAAAGCCATTAGTGCGTAGATGATCCCAGCTTCAAATGAACCAAAGATTGATATAAACATAGATTCCTCTCCCTCTCTTTTGTGTACCTTCTATTCTACAAGTTCCTCTACTAACTCATCCCATTCATCGTTCCACTCAATCCCTTGTTCCTCTAGAGCTGTTTCATTCATCATTAGACGTAAGCTTTGTGGATATTGGGCTGGAATGTCTCCAGCTGTTTGTTCCCCACTCAAGATTTTGGCAGCCATTTCACCTGATTCATAGCCAATATCAAAATATTCAAATCCATAGGCCATGAAGCCACCACGTCGAACAGAATCAAACTCACCAACGACCAACGGTATTTGTTGATCTTCAGCAAGACCAACCACAGATTCTAGCGCTGAAACAACCGTATTATCTGTGACGACATAAAAAACGTCTGCTCTTCCAATTAACGATTCAGCGGCTTGTTGTACTTCAGCTGAAGTTGATACACTTACGGTTACCGGTTCTAAACTACTGTCTTCCATCGCTTCTTCAACTAAATCAATTTGTACAATAGAATTCGCTTCACCTGAGTTATAAATCAAACCGACAGCTGAGTCAGGAAAATAAGTATCTAAAAATGCGACTGACTTCTCAATCGATTCAGGATGAAGGTCAACAACTCCGGTAATATTCTCTCCCGGCTCGTCCATTGACCCTACTAATCCTGCAGAAACAGCATCAGTTACAGACGTAAAGATAATTGGAATCTCATCTGTTGCATTTAACGCCCCTAACGCACTCGGCGTTGAATTTGCAAAGATTAAATCGACTTGATCAGCAACAAAGTTATTCGCAATTGTTCCTGTATTATTTTGATCGTTTTGTGCTGATTGGAAATTATAGGTAATATTCTCGCCTTCAACAAAGCCATTGTCAGCTAGAGCTGTTTTAAAACCTTCATAAGCAGCATCTAGTGATGGGTGTTCGACAATTTGTGTCGCCCCGACTGTATACATTTCTTCTGTTTCCTGCGGTGGTGCCTCGCTGTCTCCATCATTTTGAGCGGTTTCATCGCTCGTTCCACATGCTGTTAGTGCTAGCGCACTAATAACAGCTGACCCAAAAAGAGTACGTAATCCTTTTTTCATAATGTTATCCCCTATAATTTTTAAAATATTCTAATAGTTAGTAATAATAATAGTACATTGGCCTATTAGTTGTAAACAAAAATATTTTCTACGATAAAGCGTTTTAGCAAACAAGTAATAAAGGAATCAAGAACATTCAATCTTTTCCCCAAATTCAATTAAAATGGTAAAATAATAGTAGTGTGTAAAAAGATGCAATTTTACAAACATCACCTTATATTTAGGTGCGTGTTCAAAAGATCGAAGAAATTCGAGGCGGCGTAGCTAAGAGCAATAGGGACGTATGCTTTTCATACGAGTGCAGCGCACAGGAAAGCCAACTTGAACACCTTTAACCTAAACAAGTTACATTTCGAAAGGAGTACAATCAATGAAGCTAAAACTAGCACTCTTACAAATGGATATTTCTTTTGGGAATCCTGCTGAAAATTTCACAAAAGCACAACAAATGATTAAAAACGCCAGTAAACAGCAACCAGATGTTATCGTTCTCCCAGAGTTATGGACAACAGGATATGATTTAACTCGCCTAGATCAAATTGCTGACCACAAAGGAGAAAAGACAAAACGTGTATTTTCCGAACTTGCCAAGCAATACAACGTGAATATTGTCGCTGGTTCAATAGCTAATCAAACAAACGAAGGTACGTTAAATACGACTTTTGCCTTTAACCGTAAGGGAGAAATCATTGGTGAGTACAGTAAAGTTCATCTGTTTCGACTTATGGATGAAGAAAAATACTTAATTGCGGGGGATGACAAAGGAAGTTTTACGATCGAGGGGATTCCAGCAGCTTCTGTCATTTGTTATGACATTCGCTTCCCTGAATGGATTCGCCGACATGTCCTTGATGGAGCGAAGCTTATGTTCGTTACAGCGGAATGGCCAAAGGCACGTGTTGATCACTGGCGTACCCTTTTGGTTAGCCGAGCGATTGAAAATCAAACTTATGTGATCGCTTGTAACCGTGTTGGAAGTGATCCTAACAACCAATTTGCCGGCCATTCAATGATCATCGATCCTTGGGGTGAGATCATTTCTGAAGGCAATGAAAACGAAATGATTGTTTATGGTGAGATTTCTAGTGATGATGTGACTTCTATCCGCAACCGCATCCCAGTATTTGAAGATCGCCGTCCTCAGCTATACTAACGCTCAGTCACATTTGCACGCGTGCCTCATAAAATGTATGAACAATATGACAAAGAAGGGATGAATATGAGTTTACCTAAGCGCGTGCAAATCAAGCATGACCACACCATTCATTTACGCGAAGCTACTACACCCGATGCTAAACAGCTTCTTGACTTAAGCATTGCCGTTGCTTCCGAGGGCGACACATTGATTGGTACCACGAGAGACTTTCAATTCACTGTCGACCAACAAGTTGAAATGATCCATTTTCATAAGGATCAACCAAAACATATAATGATTGTTGCTGAAGTCGATCAGGAAATTGTCGGTGTCCTCAATTGTTACAGCGAAGCTGCCGAGCGAATGGCACATATCGGTAGATTCGGTATGATTGTCAAAAAAGGCTGGCGAGATGTCGGGGTTGGCAAACAACTGCTTGATGCCTTACTAACATGGGCAAAACAAGAGCCTCAGCTCGAAAAGATTTGTCTTGAAGTGATTGCAACTAACGAACGAGCGATTAACCTCTATAGAGCGTTCAACTTTTTTGAGGAAGGTAAACTAACAAGGCAAGTGAAGTATCATGACAGCGAGTATGCTGACTTACTATTAATGGCAACCTTAACATAATGGAAGAAGAGCGAAGAAAAGAGGTCCTAAAAGGTATATATTTCTTTTGGGACTTCCCCTTTCGCTCCATCTTCATTTGTACAACCTACCTCTACGGTTTTAAGATCACTTTTATACAGTCATCATGTTTCTCGTCAAAAATATCATAGCCTCGTTGTGCTTCTGAGAGTGGGAGTTTGTGGGTAATAATATCTGTTGGATCAAACTGCTCACGCTTGATCATTTCGTATAATTCTGGCATGAAATGAATAACTGGTGCTTGTCCCATTTTTAAGGTAATGTTACGGGAAAAGAAGTCACCTAACGGAAACATATTATATCTCGTTCCATAAACGCCTAAAATGCTGACAATCCCACCTTTACGAACTGCTTGGCTTGCCGTTTGTATTGCTCCCATCGCTCCACCTTGAAGCCCAACGGCTGATTCAATCATTTCAACGGCTGTTTTTTTACCATCCATGCCAACACAATCAATGACCGCATCGGCTCCGCCTTTGGTAATTTCTTTTAAGTAAGTTCCAAAGTCATCAATTTTCGTAAAATCAAACACTTCGACATGATTGGTACGTTTCGCATGTTCTAGTCGATATTGAACGTAATCAACGGCAATCACGCGTTTGGCACCCTTTAACCACGCAAACTTTTGCGCAAATAAGCCAACAGGTCCACAGCCGAGGACAATGACTGTATCGCCGTTTTTGATTTCCGCTTGTTCAACGCCCCAATACGCCGTTGGAATAATGTCTGATAAAAAAAGGAGACTCTCATCTTCTAATTCACAATCTTCTGGTACAACAAAAGGAACAAAATTGCCATAAGGAACGCGTAATAACTCGGCTTGTCCACCTGGATAGCCACCGAATGTACCTGAATAGCCAAAATAAGCCCCTGCTTGGCCATGAAGGTTTGCATTATCACATTGACTTTCTAATTCGTGTGTACAAAAATAACATTGACCACAAGCGATATTAAAAGGGACGACAACGCGATCGCCTTTCTTGACTTTTGTCACTGCTGGACCTACTTCCTCAACGATCCCCATCGGTTCATGACCGATAATATAGCCTTCAGGAAAGTTGGGCATCATTCCGTGAACTAAATGAAGGTCTGACCCACAGATCGCTGTACTTGTAACTGACACGAGAATATCGTCTTCTTTAATTAACTTTGCATCAGGAACCTCTTTAACTTGTACATCTTTAATACCTTGATACGTTACTGCCTTCATACTTAAGCTCCTTTAAGTGTAATAGTCAAGCTACGTTTAATCTCCCTCATTGCCTCTTGTTTATTCTTGTTTATAACACACCGACTAAAGTACACTAGAAGTGTACTTACCATTATTTTCATGGAGGCTTACACATTGTATGGACTTCTTTCAATTCCTATTATTTATTTTCTTATCCATCATTGGGGGTTATATCGGCATGTGGCTCAGACTCCCTGTAGGTTCAATTATCGGAGCGATGTTTGCGGTTGGACTTGCAAAAACATTTATGGTTCTACAGCTTGAACAAACCGTTGTCATATCTTTTTTTATGCAAACAACTCTTGGATTAATGGTCGGTTTAAATTTTTTGAGTTTATCACTTAATGAACTACGAAAATTAAGTATTAGCTTAGTGGCGATCACAGGTAGTGTTTTTGTGATGACAATTGGAATTGGCTATGTCGTTGCTACGTTCACCGGTCTTGATACCGGTCTAACGATTCTGTCTGCAGCACCAGGGGGTATGATTGAAATGGCAACAATTGCAAAAGCCTTATCAATGCACGCACCAATTGTGATTATGCTTCATTTAACTCGTGTATTGTCTGTGATGACGATTTTTCCAATTTTGCTCGAATTTATTTATAGACGACAAAACAAACATGGGGGAAATCAGCTTGAAACGATGGGTCACAACTAGCGCACTTGCATTACTCGGCGGAACGATCGGTTTTTTTAGCGGTTTTCCACTTGGTGCATTACTAGGATCCCTTCTTGTGATTGCAGCCGTACAGTTAAAAACGAAGCAATTACCACCGCTACCAAAAAAAATAAAACGAATCATCCAGATGCTGCTTGGCGGCAGTATCGGTTTGACATTTAATGAGGAAACGTTTGCGGCTTTAGCATCGGTTTGGACTGCGGCACTATTGATCCCACTTTTGCAAATCATGATCGCCTTTTTACTTGCTTACTTTTTAAAGACAACTCTTAAATTTGATCCGTTAACAGCGATTTGTAGTACCGCACCCGCTGGAATGACGGAAATGATTGTCTTAGCTGAAAAGTATCCGATTTCGGTTCCAACCGTTGTCACGATCCACCTATATCGTCTGCTCTTAATTGTTACCGTGACACCATTTATTTTGTACTACTTTTTCAACTAAATCGGTCTTTACCTACAATCACCATCGATATATACGAACCGTTTGCAATGAAAAAACCAACCGCTTCAATTACGGTTGGTTTTCTACAACTGAGATGTCAAAGGTATGGCTGTCATAGATCCGATTTAACTGTTCAGTTGCAAATGTAACAGCCTCTTCAATTGTACCTGTTTGATCAAGAGCTCTTTCAATCATCGCTACGACCTCGTCACTCAATCGCTCATCATAATAAATATGAAAGTTAAATCGAGTCTCACCTTTGTCAATGATTCTGGAAGCCTGCAAGTCATGATGATACGCTCGCAACTCTTGGTAATCATCGACATTGACGCGAACCGTGACATGACCCTCTGTCGTTTGAACTTCCCGAACATACCCATGCGAATAAATCCCGTCAACGATGACATAGTCGTTAGTTAATGACAAAATCTTTTGTTGATGATCCACCGACTCCACATGTTCCTCAGTCACAAAAACGTCATTCAAATAGACATGTTCAACAAACGTTTGCTCGATCACAAAAAACATCACAACTAACACCAATACAAATAAAAATGCGGGTACCGTTTGATATTTCTTATTTTTTTCTAAATTTTTCTTTTTTAACATTTTTGCTAAACTATAAGAGAAGAGCGTTGTTAAAACAATAAAAATAAGTGCATAAATTACAATTAATGTCCATTGTGATGTTAGTAGCGTCATTTCATCAAATCCTTTTTCTTTTTTCCATTCTTAACAATAACAACATTGGCTAAGTCAATGCAACTCATACTTACGACCTTGTCGCCCGACATGTGCTCTTATTCACTGCTCATATGTACTTTTCGAATGATTTTTCACAAATGAAGCGATATGATATGATACTAGAAGTCTAATGATTGAATCGAGGGATAAACATTGAAAGTAATTGCAACGACATTAAACGCAAAATATATTCATACATGCCTAGCATTACGCTGCTTAAAAGCCTATGCAGAACCTGATTTACCTGTTGAGATTGTTGAATATACAATTAAAGATCCAGCTATGAATGTCGTATCCGATTTATATAGCAAAGATCCAGATGTCATTGGCTTCTCATGTTACATTTGGAACATAGAAGAAACAATCGAAATTGTAAAAATGCTAAAAAAAGTAAAGCCAGAGGTAAAAATCGTCCTTGGTGGTCCTGAAGTCTCTTATGATGTTAAGGATTGGCTTGAACGTATTCCTGAAGCTGATTATATCGTTGTCGGTGAAGGCGAAGAAACGTTTAAACAGTTACTTGAAGAATTAAATAGTGAAGAGAAGCTACATATGGTATTTGGTCTTGGGTATCGCAAGAATGGTGACGCTGTTGTAAACCCACCTCGCCCAAAACTAGATTTAAACCAGATTCCTTCACCATACCGTTTCCAAGAAGACAGAGCAGCTCTTAACAAGCGAGTGACCTATTTTGAGACAAGTCGCGGCTGTCCATTTAGCTGTCAATTTTGCCTATCATCCATTGAAGTTGGGGTTCGCTACTTTGATATTGAACGTGTCAAAGATGATTTACTCTATCTAATCAACAGCGGAGCAAAATTAATTAAGTTCGTGGATCGTACCTTCAACATCAAACGAGATTATGCACTGGAGATTTTTCAGTTTTTAATCGATAACCATGGCGGTGCTGTCTTCCAATTTGAAATTACAGCCGATATTATGCGTCCTGAAGTCTTAGATTTCTTAAATGAACATGCACCACCAGGCATTTTCCGTTTTGAAATTGGGGTCCAATCAACCAATGATGAAACGAACGATCTTGTGATGCGAAGACAAAACTTCGAAAAGCTAAAACGCACAGTCGCCCTCGTCAAAGAAGGAGGTAAAATTGATCAACACCTTGATTTGATTGCAGGGTTGCCGGAAGAAGATTATCACTCGTTTCGTAAAACCTTTAACGATGTTTTCGCCCTCCGCCCTGAGGAATTACAGCTTGGCTTTTTGAAAATGCTGCGCGGTACAGGTTTACGTTTGCGTGCTGAGGACCACGGTTACGTTTACATGGATCATTCACCTTATGAAATACTCGGTAACAATGTTCTTCCGTTCTCGGACATCATTCGTATCAAACGTGTCGAGGATGTTCTTGAGAAGTACTGGAACGACCATCGCATGGATCATACCATCGAATTTTTAGTTGAACATGAATTTGATTCAGCATTTGATTTCTTCCAAGCCTTTGGAGACTATTGGGACGAAAAAGGCTGGTCTCGCATTGGTCACCAACTAGAAGATCTCTTCAGACGCTTGCATCAGTTTTTGACGGATCGAAACGAAACAAAGCACCTAGAAACCATTATTGGGTTGCTTACCTATGATTATTTTCATAATCATAAGCATAAGCCAAGAACGTCTTGGACGACGTTTGCATTAACGAAAGAAGAGCAATCCAACTATTTAAAAGTGTTAGCAAGCCATCCAGAGTTTGTATCTAGCGAGTTTCAAGCCCTTGGTCTTTCCGAAAAAGACCTTCATAAACATACGATGATTGATGTTCTTCCATTTGACATCCACCATTATTTAGTAACAGACGAAATCAAACCAGCTGAAACTCTACTGATTGCCTATTATCACCCGAAAGAGTTACAATTGTATCCGTTTAGCTGCAAGCTATCTTCACTTTTAACACATATCAAAAATGAAAGGTAGGGGCCCTAAGATGAATGAGGTTATTCGTACATTAACAAATCACAGATCGATACGTACTTTTACTGATAAACAAGTCCAAGAACAGGATATCGATGCGATCGTAAAAGCAGCTCAAGCTGCACCTTCCTGGGTCAATGGACAGCAAGTAACAATTATTTCAGTCACCGATGAACAAAAGAAGCAAAAGCTCTCAGAGCTTGTTGGTCATCAGGCAAGTGTCGCTCAAGCACCACTATTCTTTGTTTTCTGTGCTGATTTTTACCGAACAAGTATCGCTTCAGACATTGAAAATGAACCACTTCATGCCGTTTGCGACATTGACTCTTTACTTGTCGGTGCAACAGATGTAGGTCTCGCTCTAGGCAATGCAATCGCAGCGTCAGAATCTCTTGGATTAGGTATTGTACCGATTGGTGGTATTCGCAGAAACGCATTAGAAGTCATTGAATTATTAGAGCTACCAAACTATGTAATCCCAATTTCTGGACTATGTATCGGTTATCCGAACGAAGATCCAGGTCAAAAACCACGCTTTCCAAAAGAAGCGATTCTCCATGAAGAAGTTTACAATACGGCCGATACAAAACAGCAAGTGATCGACTATGATCAGACAATGTCGATGTACACACGTGAACGCACCAATGGTGAAAGCGATGATGGCTGGACGAAACGAATCGCTGGATTTTACAATAAGCAGTACTATAAAGATGTTCCAGCAATGTTAAGAAAACAAGGCTATGATATCAAAAATTTATAACGTTAAAACTCAAATACTTCTCACCCTCTTGGGCTTTCTATCTGGAAGCAAGAGGGTTTTGTTTGTCTTTTTATTTTTTTAAAAGATTCCTTACTAATACAAGTCTTTTTTTCATACATATACAAAGACGAAAATAATGAGTTGGAGTGAAGCCTATGCCACCTTACAGATGGGGAATTGATTCTGCCGCAGCTGCTGATATGAACCTATTTGAATGTGTTGTTGATAATTTTGGTTACCCTGATTATTGGGGACGATACTTAACGACGGTTCCGGGTGTTAGTGAGGGTCTGAGTGAAGAGGAGATCCGCTTCCTTCGCGGTAGTGGTGTACGAATTATGCCGATTTACAATGTCTTTCGCCAGTCCGTCATATACGCTCGAGGAAAGGAAGATGCGAGGCGAGCAATACGAAATGCACGGCGTCTTGGCATTCGCCAAGGAACAGTGATCTTTGCCAACGTTGAACACTTTTTTAATGTTGACGCCGGATGGATTCAAGGTTGGGTCGATGAAATGTACCCGAGTGGTTATAAACCTGGATTTTACCACGATCCGGTTAGAGGTCAATTTAGCGATGCGTATTGCCAAGCGATTGAAGAAAGTGACCGCGTACGTACACAATCGATTTTGTGGAGTGCTGAACCCGAGCCTGGTGTAACAACTCGAGCAAACAAACCTGAATTTAATCCTGCGACACCGCCATGTGAAGCGAATGTTTGGGCATGGCAATATGGACGTGACGCTGACGAGTGCCCAATCGATACGAATTTGATTGACCAACGTCTATTTGATGACTTATGGTAACAGCACATACCAGAACTTATCAATTTAACCCAAGAAATCGGTTCATATCCTGTTTCTTTTCTTCATAGACTTGATTAGCTAACGAAATCAATGATTCAGTCTGTGTCACATCATCAAAAGGTACTTCCCCAGATAACTTTTCATTAACC is from Desertibacillus haloalkaliphilus and encodes:
- a CDS encoding ABC transporter ATP-binding protein → MLNLNHVSLTFNEGTLDEKKALQQIDLSLASGDFITVIGSNGAGKSTLMNVISGALTPDVGEVIIDDKDVTHLPEYKRSELIGRVFQDPMAGTAPTMTIEENLAMAYARNKRRTLKVGVTKKRRDLFREYLQTLNLGLEDRLTAKVGLLSGGERQALSLLMATFTEPKILLLDEHTAALDPSRAELITTLTGEIVEEFKLTTLMVTHNMQQALDLGNRLIMMDKGQVIFDVAGAQKQQLTIEKLLQEFQRIRGTQIANDKAVLG
- a CDS encoding ABC transporter permease translates to MFISIFGSFEAGIIYALMALGVYLSFRILDFPDLTVDGSFVTGAGVAAIMIINGFSPLVATVTAIIAGFIAGCLTGILHTKGKINPLLSGILMMIALYSINLRIMGQSNLPLLNQDTIFTKVTEVWQALGIDQFFNSIATAIGLSQTPRTWAILFFVLVIVLMIKFLTDYFLKTEVGLAIRATGDNKRMIRSFSANTDSLTIVGLGISNGFVALSGALIAQHGGFADIGMGIGMIIIGLASVIIGEALFGTKTIARTTLAVIGGAIIYRIVVTLALRVDFLETGDMKLITAIIVVAALVTPKIIEARREKKRRVKKRAALKQLDADGEEKHVAKS
- a CDS encoding ABC transporter substrate-binding protein, which gives rise to MKKGLRTLFGSAVISALALTACGTSDETAQNDGDSEAPPQETEEMYTVGATQIVEHPSLDAAYEGFKTALADNGFVEGENITYNFQSAQNDQNNTGTIANNFVADQVDLIFANSTPSALGALNATDEIPIIFTSVTDAVSAGLVGSMDEPGENITGVVDLHPESIEKSVAFLDTYFPDSAVGLIYNSGEANSIVQIDLVEEAMEDSSLEPVTVSVSTSAEVQQAAESLIGRADVFYVVTDNTVVSALESVVGLAEDQQIPLVVGEFDSVRRGGFMAYGFEYFDIGYESGEMAAKILSGEQTAGDIPAQYPQSLRLMMNETALEEQGIEWNDEWDELVEELVE
- a CDS encoding carbon-nitrogen family hydrolase, which produces MKLKLALLQMDISFGNPAENFTKAQQMIKNASKQQPDVIVLPELWTTGYDLTRLDQIADHKGEKTKRVFSELAKQYNVNIVAGSIANQTNEGTLNTTFAFNRKGEIIGEYSKVHLFRLMDEEKYLIAGDDKGSFTIEGIPAASVICYDIRFPEWIRRHVLDGAKLMFVTAEWPKARVDHWRTLLVSRAIENQTYVIACNRVGSDPNNQFAGHSMIIDPWGEIISEGNENEMIVYGEISSDDVTSIRNRIPVFEDRRPQLY
- a CDS encoding GNAT family N-acetyltransferase, which gives rise to MSLPKRVQIKHDHTIHLREATTPDAKQLLDLSIAVASEGDTLIGTTRDFQFTVDQQVEMIHFHKDQPKHIMIVAEVDQEIVGVLNCYSEAAERMAHIGRFGMIVKKGWRDVGVGKQLLDALLTWAKQEPQLEKICLEVIATNERAINLYRAFNFFEEGKLTRQVKYHDSEYADLLLMATLT
- a CDS encoding zinc-dependent alcohol dehydrogenase — protein: MKAVTYQGIKDVQVKEVPDAKLIKEDDILVSVTSTAICGSDLHLVHGMMPNFPEGYIIGHEPMGIVEEVGPAVTKVKKGDRVVVPFNIACGQCYFCTHELESQCDNANLHGQAGAYFGYSGTFGGYPGGQAELLRVPYGNFVPFVVPEDCELEDESLLFLSDIIPTAYWGVEQAEIKNGDTVIVLGCGPVGLFAQKFAWLKGAKRVIAVDYVQYRLEHAKRTNHVEVFDFTKIDDFGTYLKEITKGGADAVIDCVGMDGKKTAVEMIESAVGLQGGAMGAIQTASQAVRKGGIVSILGVYGTRYNMFPLGDFFSRNITLKMGQAPVIHFMPELYEMIKREQFDPTDIITHKLPLSEAQRGYDIFDEKHDDCIKVILKP
- a CDS encoding AbrB family transcriptional regulator, whose protein sequence is MDFFQFLLFIFLSIIGGYIGMWLRLPVGSIIGAMFAVGLAKTFMVLQLEQTVVISFFMQTTLGLMVGLNFLSLSLNELRKLSISLVAITGSVFVMTIGIGYVVATFTGLDTGLTILSAAPGGMIEMATIAKALSMHAPIVIMLHLTRVLSVMTIFPILLEFIYRRQNKHGGNQLETMGHN
- a CDS encoding AbrB family transcriptional regulator encodes the protein MKRWVTTSALALLGGTIGFFSGFPLGALLGSLLVIAAVQLKTKQLPPLPKKIKRIIQMLLGGSIGLTFNEETFAALASVWTAALLIPLLQIMIAFLLAYFLKTTLKFDPLTAICSTAPAGMTEMIVLAEKYPISVPTVVTIHLYRLLLIVTVTPFILYYFFN
- a CDS encoding B12-binding domain-containing radical SAM protein, with product MKVIATTLNAKYIHTCLALRCLKAYAEPDLPVEIVEYTIKDPAMNVVSDLYSKDPDVIGFSCYIWNIEETIEIVKMLKKVKPEVKIVLGGPEVSYDVKDWLERIPEADYIVVGEGEETFKQLLEELNSEEKLHMVFGLGYRKNGDAVVNPPRPKLDLNQIPSPYRFQEDRAALNKRVTYFETSRGCPFSCQFCLSSIEVGVRYFDIERVKDDLLYLINSGAKLIKFVDRTFNIKRDYALEIFQFLIDNHGGAVFQFEITADIMRPEVLDFLNEHAPPGIFRFEIGVQSTNDETNDLVMRRQNFEKLKRTVALVKEGGKIDQHLDLIAGLPEEDYHSFRKTFNDVFALRPEELQLGFLKMLRGTGLRLRAEDHGYVYMDHSPYEILGNNVLPFSDIIRIKRVEDVLEKYWNDHRMDHTIEFLVEHEFDSAFDFFQAFGDYWDEKGWSRIGHQLEDLFRRLHQFLTDRNETKHLETIIGLLTYDYFHNHKHKPRTSWTTFALTKEEQSNYLKVLASHPEFVSSEFQALGLSEKDLHKHTMIDVLPFDIHHYLVTDEIKPAETLLIAYYHPKELQLYPFSCKLSSLLTHIKNER
- a CDS encoding NADPH-dependent oxidoreductase; amino-acid sequence: MNEVIRTLTNHRSIRTFTDKQVQEQDIDAIVKAAQAAPSWVNGQQVTIISVTDEQKKQKLSELVGHQASVAQAPLFFVFCADFYRTSIASDIENEPLHAVCDIDSLLVGATDVGLALGNAIAASESLGLGIVPIGGIRRNALEVIELLELPNYVIPISGLCIGYPNEDPGQKPRFPKEAILHEEVYNTADTKQQVIDYDQTMSMYTRERTNGESDDGWTKRIAGFYNKQYYKDVPAMLRKQGYDIKNL
- a CDS encoding glycoside hydrolase domain-containing protein, which gives rise to MPPYRWGIDSAAAADMNLFECVVDNFGYPDYWGRYLTTVPGVSEGLSEEEIRFLRGSGVRIMPIYNVFRQSVIYARGKEDARRAIRNARRLGIRQGTVIFANVEHFFNVDAGWIQGWVDEMYPSGYKPGFYHDPVRGQFSDAYCQAIEESDRVRTQSILWSAEPEPGVTTRANKPEFNPATPPCEANVWAWQYGRDADECPIDTNLIDQRLFDDLW